A section of the Triticum dicoccoides isolate Atlit2015 ecotype Zavitan chromosome 7A, WEW_v2.0, whole genome shotgun sequence genome encodes:
- the LOC119328341 gene encoding uncharacterized protein LOC119328341 codes for MAGSGGSPDADDPNCGGAGAEPSRTPQESDDRYSAPGSPLSTRPSGQPPGTSVVANEGSASSSAWGSDDEDEPAGRYKNPAAASFLSGPSSSTMGASSSASSFSSDSWIGSDRTCGGASTSSSLDASNYRDLYRDPPSEWMYNQILEAPFWSHEASDAVRASWRDEYEACDDFSMVLQTSQNGCKKILQKEPLSSLPHEFENEIMKDKAKKLSANYSEYRKVPGDGSCFYRSFIYSYLEQLVKVSH; via the exons ATGGCCGGCTCCGGCGGCTCTCCCGACGCCGACGATCCCAATTGCGGCGGAGCTGGGGCTGAGCCCTCCAGGACTCCTCAAGAATCCGACGACCGCTACTCCGCGCCCGGCTCCCCTCTCAGCACTCGCCCGTCCGGTCAGCCCCCGGGGACTTCGGTCGTCGCCAACGAGGGGTCCGCCTCGTCCTCCGCCTGGGGATCTGATGACGAAGACGAGCCCGCAGGCAGGTACAAGAACCCCGCCGCCGCTTCCTTCCTCTCGGGACCGTCGAGCAGCACCATGGGTgcgtcctcctccgcctcctccttctcctcggaCAGCTGGATCGGCAGCGACCGTACGTGCGGCGGCGCCTCGACCTCCAGCTCTCTGGACGCCTCCAACTACAGGGATCTCTACAGGGATCCACCCTCTGAGTGGATGTATAATCAG ATTCTGGAAGCTCCGTTTTGGAGTCACGAGGCATCTGATGCTGTGAGGGCTTCTTGGAGAGACGAGTATGAAGCTTGTGATGAT TTTTCTATGGTTTTGCAGACATCACAAAATGGCTGCAAAAAAATTCTTCAAAAG GAACCTTTATCATCTCTACCGCATGAGTTTGAAAACGAAATTATGAAAGATAAGGCAAAA AAGCTTTCGGCTAATTACTCTGAATATCGGAAGGTACCTGGAGACGGGAGTTGCTTTTACAGATCGTTCATATACTCATACCTG GAGCAGCTTGTGAAAGTATCTCACTAG